The sequence CATGAATAATTGTTAATAGCGCGCTAAGTAGCATTATTCGCCATACCTTATCTCTGAAATACATTCATAAAAAATATAGGAGGACATTACCATTATGTCTGCGGCCTCAACCACAATCCCACCAGATACCAAAACGCATCTGTTAGAAACAGGCTATCAACTGATTTCCAAAAAAGGTTTTACTGCCGTCGGTATCAAACAAATACTAGACACAGCCGGTATTCCTAAAGGCTCTTTTTACCATTATTTTGCCTCAAAGGAAGCGTTCGGTGAAGCTATCATCAGTCATTATTTCACTGACTATAAGATACGCTTAGACACCATTGGTCGTCAAAAAGTTAATGCTCAGCAAAAGATTTATGATTACTTTCAAAGCTGGTATGACACCCAGCAAAATGGCTGTGATCATGAAAAGTGCTTGGTGGTGAAGCTCAGCGCTGAGGTTGCAGATCTGTCTGAACCTATGCGCATCGCACTGAATGCTGGTTACCAGCAGACCATCAGCTGGCTTGCCGAACAAATCAAAGCAGGCTGGGCGGATGACTCTGTACCACAGCCTGACAATATCGCGGCCGAGAGCATGGCAAAACGTTGGTATTTTGCTTGGCTTGGTGCCAGTTTAATCGCCAAGATTAGCCAAACCAATACACCGCTTGCAGAAGTATGGCAGATGACTACTTCTCAATTGGGACGCTAATTTCGTGCGTTAAACGCTTTTTAGCCATTTATACATCCCTATATCTAAAGCAAAAAATTGAGTTATAAGAGAGTTTTGTAAAAAATACTAGACGACTGGTCTATTTAATGTACAATGCCCACAGTTGCAAAAATGAATGGCTAATTTGCCACTGAGATTTTTGCACCCCATACGCCCAACACAAATATTTAATAATTTTAGGAATACTATGAATAATTTCCAATATTACAATCCAGTACGTATCGTCTTTGGTGAGGGTCAAATCAAACAACTATCAGAATTGGTCCCGACTGATGCCCGTGTGCTTATCACTTATGGTGGCGGTTCGGCACAGCGCACAGGTACGCTAGACGAAGTAAAAGAAGCCTTGGTTGCAAGTGGTACACGTACCGTATTCGAATTTGGTGGTATTGAAGCCAATCCAGAATTCACGACTCTTTTAAAAGCAGCAGACATGGTCAATGAGCACAATATTGACTTTTTGCTAGCGGTCGGTGGTGGCTCAGTCATTGATGGTAGTAAATTTGTGGCATTGGTATCGTCCCTTACTGAAGAAGATGGCACGACAGTCTCACGCGAACAAGCATGGAATGCATTAACCAGCTATTGCAGAGACATTGATTCTGCCAACGATTTGGGTGCTGTTTTGACCATTCCAGCCACTGGCTCTGAGATGAACTCAGGCGGAGTCATCAATTATAGTGAACGTCAAGCTAAGCTACCATTTGGCAACGCACTTGCCTTCCCTAAGTTCTCAATATTAGATCCAATCAAAACATTGACATTACCTGAGCGTCAAGTGATGAATGGTGTTGCGGATGCCTTTGTCCATGTCATGGAACAGTACCTAACGTATCCAGTCAATGCAAAAGTGCAAGATGCCTTTGCTGAGAGCTTACTGAAAATCCTTATTGATGAAGGTCGTATCGTTAAACAAGATCCAGAAAACTTAGAAACACGTAAGAATATTATGTGGACAGCGACCATGGCACTCAATGGTCTAATCGGTGCAGGCGTACCGCAGGACTGGACGACACATATGATCGGTCATGAGCTAACCTCGTTACACAGCATCGATCATGCTCGCACCCTAACCATTTTATTACCCTCAGTAATGCGTGAGTTGAAAGACAGCAAAAAAGAGAAACTACTTCAATATGCACATAATGTCTGGAATATTACGCTCGATGATACTCATCAAGACGAAGACGCTGTCATTGAAGACGCTATTGTCCGTACAGAAAACTTCTTCCGCGAGCTTGGCTTGCCCGTCAGTTTAGAAGATGCAGAACTTGATGCGTCAGCTATTGACCCGATTATCAAGCAGCTTGAAGTACACAACATGGTGAAACTGGGCGAGCACAGCAACAATGATTTAGAAGTATCACGCCGTATTCTACAACGTGCTATTAGTAGCAAAGCTGCTTAATAAAAACACCACCGTAATAAGAAACACATATTGTTATGCTATTTATAGTAGTTGCTCAGCACTGAGTAACTACTCCATTCACTATTAAATATCAAAACCAGTAAATATTAAAATCAATAGAATCTTAAAATCAATAAATAGAAAAGGAATCTGATAATGAGCTTTGATAAACAACAAAATCAAAAAATAAACCGTCAAATCAAATTGGCAAGCCGTCCAACAGGTGAGCCAAAAGCTGAAAACTTTGATATGGTAACCAGCGATATCCCATCGCCAAATAACAATGAAATGCTGCTGCGTACCGTTTACTTATCATTAGATCCATACATGCGTGGACGTATGAGCGATGCAAAAAGCTATGCTGATCCGCTAGAAGTGGGTGACGTCATGATGGGTGGCACGGTTGCCCAAGTCGTTGAATCCAATATCGATAAATTTGCTGTGGGTGACTTAGTGGTCTCAAACTCAGGCTGGCAAGACTATAGCGTCAGTGATGGCGAAGGCGTCTTAAAGCTTGACAAAAACATGTCAAATCCTTCTTATGGTTTAGGTGTACTAGGTATGCCCGGCTTTACCGGTTACATGGGTTTGACCGACATCGGTAAGCCGCAAAAAGGGGAAACTTTGGTCGTCGCTGCTGCAACGGGTCCCGTTGGTGCAACAGTAGGTCAAGTTGGCAACCAATATGGCTTACGTACCGTTGGTGTGGCTGGTGGCAAAGAGAAATGTGACTTTGCTGTCAATGAGCTAGGCTTTGATCTCTGTATTGACCATAAAGCGGATGACTTTGCCGAGCAATTAAAAGCGGCTTGCCCAGATGGCATCGATATCTATTACGAAAACGTCGGTGGCAAAGTATTTGATGCCGTTATGCCATTATTAAATGCGCATGCACGTATCCCAGTCTGTGGTCTGGTTTCGCAATACAACGCCACCGAGCTGCCTGATGGCAAAGATCGTTTAGGCGTATTAATGGGCAACATTCTAAGCCGTCGTCTCACCATTAAAGGGTTCATTATTTTTGAAGAATATGGCGATCACTTCCCAGAATTCTTAAAAACCATGAGTAAATGGGTCGAGTCAGGCGATGTTAAAACCAAAGAATATATCGCTGAAGGCTTAGACGATGCACCAAACGCCTTTGTTCGCATGCTAAATGGCGATAACTTTGGTAAAACAGTGGTTAAAGTTTCTGAGGTTGAATAACAGAGCCAATGGTTATCAGTTGGTTGAATCGCAAATAACGACTTAACAACATAACTTGCTAAGACAACCACTGAAAATGACCTCTCAACCATGAATACTGTTCTATGAATACCGCTAGCAGTTCTATGAATACCGCTAGCAGTCATTGCAAATACTCATATTGATTACAGATGACCAATTAAGCATGACTGCTAACAACCCATGATTTAAGAACAACATTAATAATAAATAAGGACGACTATGAATATTTTAATGGTACTAACCTCACATGATAAGTTGGGCGATACTGGTAAAAAAACGGGCTTTTGGCTAGAAGAGTTTGCCGCGCCTTATTACGCTTTTATCGATGCGGGCGTCAATGTGACACTTGCTTCTCCTGCTGGCGGGCAGCCACCGCTTGATCCGAGCAGCGATACTGAAGACACGCAAACGAAAGATACCAAGCGTTTTAAAGAAGACAGCGACGCTCAAAAGCATCTTGCCAATACTGAAAAACTCGCTGATATGAACGCTGAAGATTTTGATTCAGTCTTTTATCCAGGCGGTCATGGTCCACTATGGGACTTGGCAGTTGATAAAAATTCGATCAATTTGATTGAGACTTTCGTCAAACAAGACAAACCTGTCGCCTTTGTTTGTCATTCTCCAGCCGCTCTTAAAAATGTCAAAATTGACGGTGAGTATTTAGTCAAAGGCAAAACAGTGACTGGCTTTACCAATTCAGAAGAAGACGCCGTTGGTCTCACAGATGTCGTGCCATTCTTAGTAGAAGATGCACTAAAAGCCAATGGTGGTAACTATGAAAAAGCCGCTGATTGGGAATCATTTGTGGTCGAAGATGGCTTGCTGATTACTGGGCAAAACCCAGCGTCATCAGAAGAAGCTGCCAAGCGCTTAATCACTAAGCTGAAAGGTTAATATCTTTTTAACGTTAATATAATAGACCATGCAAAAGGCCACTATCATGATTCGCTTACATCATCTCAACCAGTCTCGCTCATTACGTATTTTATGGCTTTTAGAAGAGCTGGGCGTGCCTTATGAGATCATTAGTCATCAACGCGATCCTAATACTCATTTGGCACCAGACAGTTTAAAGGCGGTACATCCACTCGGTAAATCTCCGGTTATCGAGATGGATGGTCAACTTTATGCCGAGTCGGGTGCAATCACTGAGTTATTGATTGAGCGATTTGCGCCAGAGCGCTTACGTCCTACGACTGATAGCGTAGACTATGGCCATTATCTGCAATGGATTAACTTTGCTGAAAGCTCGCTCATGTTGCCGTTATTACTGGAGCTATTTACCAAAAAAGCCGGTATTGTCGATAACGAGTTTTTAGATGGTTATATCAGTCAAGAAAAACACAGACTGTTGAGCTATCTAAACGAGGAAGTTGCAGATAAGCCATTTATCGTTGGTCATAAGCTAAGCGGCGCTGACTTTATGCTGTCTTTTGACTTAATCATGCTGGCTAAGCGTGAAGCGTTAGATGATTATCCGCATATCAAGCAGTATGCTTTACAGCTTGCCAGTCTTGATAGCTATCAGCGCAGCATGCGTTTAGAGGCGAATTATGATCACTCAATTTAGTACCATGGTCTAACTGTTTATCGACTACTTAATGTATAAAAAAACAGCTCTTTATAGAGCTGTTTTTTATGGGTAAAAATGACCTGAGTCGTAGCTATGTGACATATAGTCAAGGAATTTTAGAATCGCTACAAGGCGACCGACCGCAGATAGTACACTGAGTACATCTAGGGCGGGTAACACCGTAGCGGTTTAAAAGTGCTCTGACTATAGCACTGTGTTTCTTATCGTCTATCATTGACAGACAGCTGTATCTATCTTTTAACTTGATTTTCAATGTGTTAGTTATGCGTGATAAATGCTCAACAAAAATTATGATAAAATATTCAAAACAGGGTTTAGAATACTTTTTTGGTTTTATCAGTCTACTAAATGACTTTCTGTTAAATGGCTTTTTATTAAATGACTTTGAACGTCTTGAGCTTCGTGACTATCCGACGAGCGTGATGCTTGTTTAACAACTGCTATATACCATTTTATCCCTCTACGCAGATTATCCATCCATGAGTACTGAATACCAGTTTAAGCCCCATGAACGACCATTCATGCTTGGCTCGCCTGCCACCCCTGATCACCCTGTGCGCCGTAAAGTATTTTATTTACTGATTGGTATTTTTATAGGCTTAACTGCCAGCTTTCAGAACGGTCTATTGGTCGCAAATCTCACTCAAATCCAAGGTGAAATGGGCTTAACACCAGTAGAAGGTGGCTGGATATCAGTCGCTTACAATATGACCAATGCTTGTGTCACGGTGCTGCTGTACAAAATTCGCCAGCAATTTGGCATGTCGTTATTTAGCAAAATCACTTTGTTCTTTTTATTGGCAGCCACCAGTATGCAGTGGTTGGTCAGTAGCAATCTACTCAGTACGACGATTGGGATTAGCATTGAGCCTTATTATTTAGAACTGCTCGCCCGTGGCTTTAGTGGTGTGGTGGCTAGTGCGATGACGGTATTGTCTATTTTTTATTGTCTACAAGGCATGCCAACTGCTCGGCGTATCAGCGGACTGATATTAGGGTTCGGCTTGGTGCAGTTTGGCATTCCACTGTCACGGATTATCTCGCCTTATTTAGCCGTTGATGGTCAGCTTGAAGGTTTATTTTTATTTCAAGTGGGATTATCGCTGATTTGCTTTGGGCTTATTAACATTCTTGAGCTACCACCGGGCAACACGGAAAAGGTCTTTGAAAAACTTGATTTGGTGAGTTTTGGCTTTTTTGCCAGTGGTCTTGCCGCCCTATCGGTATTTTTAGTACAAGGTAGAATTCAATGGTGGACGATGCCTTGGCTTAGCTATCCATTGATCATTGCCGTCGTGACTATCTCGATTGCTTTATGGATTGAGACCCATCGCAAAAACCCAATGCTACAAGTGCGCTGGATGCGTAGTCGCACCATTATTGCCTTTATGATTACTGGTGCCGTCATGCGCATTTTGCTGTCTGAGCAAAGTGTGGGTGCCGCAGGATTATTAGCAAACCTTGGTTATGGTAATGACCAGCTGATTGTTTTTTATGCCATCATCTTGGTGGCTAGCATACTGGCATTAGTGATTAGCATTTTTACCACCAAAGCGACGGATCTGCGCCGACCCGTGATTTTTGCGGTTGCATTGATTGCGATTGGTGCATGGATAGATACGGGTGTGTCACTAAACTCTGCCCCTTATATGTTCTATTTCAGTCAGTTTATAATCGCTTTTGCTGCCGTTTACTTCATGGGACCAATGGTATTTGAAGGTATGTTTCGCGCCATTGCTAACGGACCTGCCTATATTATTAGCTTCTCGGTGATTTTTGGTATCTCACAAACTGTCGGCGGTTTGGCAGGCGCGGCAGGTATTCAAGCATTTACCACCATTCGTACTCAGATGCATTATGCCGATATGGTCAGTTCAATGAATACCACTGATCCTGCTACGATGACCCAAATGCTACAGGGTGTGCAACGTCAAGCAACGGTCGCCGCTTATGATGATTTATTCTTTTTGATGGCCGTGGGCGCCACTATCACCGCGCTATATTTATTGATGGTTTATTTTTATTACCTTTATCATAAACGCAATCCACTTGGTAAAGAACTTGCCGCATTGGCAGAAATGATGGGCAAAAAATAACAGGTGACAATAATATCGATTTTTTGCTGTTACCTTTTCTTCTTATGCTAATTACTATATTTTAAAAAGTTATCCACTATGTTTACTAATCTCTTTAGGAGCGCATCATGAGCGAAGACAAGTTAAATGATCTTGATGACCATAATCAAGACACCGCTCAAGATGCCACCCAAAATACTGCTAAAAACAATCAGACATCATCCAAGGCAGCAGCAATAGAGATTCCTCTAAGCCAATCAAAAAATGATGATATTGTGACTATACCGAAAACAGAGGACTCGATAATAACGTCCGTTGCTGATGCTGATGAAACGCCAATGCCGCCAAAAGAGCCTATTCCTGACGCTACAGGTTGGTCGCCTAAAAAGAAATCTTACTTTAACCTAGGCTTATTGATTGCACTAATCATTATTGGCGTCCTTTTGATTCTTTATGCGTGGAAGCTACCGCCCTTTACGCCTACGGTTCAACAGACTAATAATGCCTTTGTAAAAGGTCAAACAACGATTATCAGCCCGCAAGTTTCTGGCTATGTCACAGAAGTGGCAGTGCAAGATTTTGAAAATGTACAAGCAGGTGATTTATTGGTCAAGATAGACGACCGTGCCTTTTTGCAGCAGCTCGAACAAGCACAAGCCGATATCGAAGTCGCTATGACCGACCGCTCAAGCAATGCGCAAGATACGGGCACCAGTCAGGCACAAATCGAAGCACGTAAAGCGGACTTATATAGTGCCAAAGTCAGCGTTGATAGTGCACGCGAAGATGTAAAGCGCTATCAAGGACTTGATGCGATTGGCGCAGTATCCAAAGCAGAAGTTGCTCATGCCCAAGCTCAGCTCGCTCAAGCACAAGCTGGCGTGCAGCAAGCAGAAGCCAATTTACAAGTCGCCCTTGAGGCCAGCAAAAAAACCAGTGGTAGCCGCTCATCACTCGATGCCAATATTAAAAATGCAGAAGCAGTTGCTAAGCAAGCACAGCTTAATTTAGACAATACTATTATCAGAGCACCGGAATCAGGACAACTGAGTCAAGTCAGCGTCAAAGCGGGGCAATATGTCAGCGCGGGCACACAGCTCATGTATGTGGTGCCAAAAGGCGTGTGGATTATTGCCAACTTTAAAGAAACCCAAGTGGCAAATATGACTGTCGGTGAGCCTGCAACGATTCATGTGGATGCGCTAGGCGGCGCTACGTTTCGAGGTCATGTCAGCAATATCTCGCCAGCGACTGGCAGTGAATTTAGCGCGGGCGCGGCAAACCCTGCGACTGGCAATTATATTAAAATCGCTCAGCGTATTCCGGTACGAATAGATTTGGAGCAAGGACAACCTGAGCTTGCGCAATTGCGCCCCGGTATGTCGGTATCGGTCGATGTCGATACTAAACCGAACTAGAGCATGTTGGACATTCACAAATAGGCACTGCTATTTTCTAAAATTGCTCCAGACAAACCGCAAAATAAAAAGCCAGTCCAGATGTCATAATCACTATGACGCCTAGATTGGCTTTTTTTACTTCTATGAAAATATGAATAGCGCGCTTAGGTTACGGCAAAAGGCGCTTGGTAGTCCAGCTTTCACCATTGTCTTTAGTATAGACAATACGGTCATGCATACGATTGGCACGACCTTGCCAAAACTCAATCTCATGAATGCTAATCTCATAACCACCCCAAAACTCTGGTGTTGGCACTTGGCTACTTTCTGGATACTGGTTTTGTAGCTCATCAAACTTGGATTGCATCACCTCACGATCAGCAACTTCGCCACTTTGAGGTTGACTGACCCACGCACCCACTCGACTGTCGTGAGGACGCTTTTGAAAGTAAGCAGCTGACTTATTAGCATCGATTTTAGCAATGCTGCCACTAATACGTACTTGACGCTCCAGCTCGTGCCAAAAGAATAGCGCTTCGACATTCGGGTTTTCGGCAATATCTTGACCTTTAGCGCTTTCATAGTTGGTATAAAACACCACACCATTTTCAGTAATCTCACGCATAAGTACGATGCGCACGCTAGGTTTATTATCAGCACCGCACGTCGCCAAGCTCATCGCATAAGGCTCTTGCACCTTTTGTGCTATTGCCTCATTCATCCATTCTTTTAGTAGCTCAAATGGAGAGTCTGGGACGGACTGTTGATCAAGCTCACCTTTTTCGTATGACAAACGCTGATCGGTAAAATCCATGCTCATAAAATATTCCTTATTTTAATATAACTATATTATGACTTTAACCCAATATTGCTTTGATATGGTCAGCCAAATCATTTGCCAATACATCACATTCTATTTCATCATCCGACTCAACCATCACACGTATCATAGGCTCTGTACCTGACTGTCGAATGAGCAGACGACCACGACCCTCTAAAGTAGCCTGTGCTTTTGCAAAAGCAGCAACCAGCTCTTCATGTTCAAACGGATCTTGCATTTTACTTAAGCGTACATTGACCAGTTTCTGTGGCAATTTTTCAAAGCCTTCGGTCAAATCACTGAGCGCTTTACCACGTGCTTCCATCACCGCAAGCACTTGCAAGCCGGCGATAATGGCATCGCCCGTACGACTCTTATCCAAACATAGAATATGACCCGATGGTTCGCCACCCAGTATCCAGCCATTCGCTTCAAGCTCATGCATCACATAACGATCGCCTACTTTCGCACGCGTAAATTTAATATCTGCTGCTTTGAGTGCCAGCTCTAAGCCCATGTTACTCATCAGCGTACCAACCACACCTTTCGCCTTAGTCTGACCTTGGGTAGCAAGTACGTATAAAATGCCATCGCCGTCAACCAGATTACCAGCCTCATCAACCATCACAATACGATCACCATCACCGTCTAGTGCGATACCAACATCTGCCTCGTACTCAATCACTGCTTTCTGTAAGCCTTCAGGATGGGTAGAGCCGCAGTCGGCATTGATATTGATGCCATCAGGCGTATTGTTAATAGCAATCACATTGGCACCCAACTCACGCATGACTCTTGGTGCCACGCTATAGCCTGCACCATTAGCACAATCTACGACGACAGTCAGATGACTCAAGTCGTACTGATAGGGAAAACTGCCTTTACAGAATTCGATATAGCGACCTTTGGCATCATTGATTCGATTATTTTTCCCCAATTGTGCAGGATCAAGAATAGGCATGATCACGTTATTGTCCGCCTCAGAGGCACTCATAATCGCTTTTAGCTTGTCATTAATAGAGTTTTGCATCTCATCAGTCAGCTTTTTGCCATCACCTGAAAACAGCTTGATACCGTTATCATAGTAAGGATTGTGCGACGCT is a genomic window of Psychrobacter cibarius containing:
- a CDS encoding TetR/AcrR family transcriptional regulator, encoding MSAASTTIPPDTKTHLLETGYQLISKKGFTAVGIKQILDTAGIPKGSFYHYFASKEAFGEAIISHYFTDYKIRLDTIGRQKVNAQQKIYDYFQSWYDTQQNGCDHEKCLVVKLSAEVADLSEPMRIALNAGYQQTISWLAEQIKAGWADDSVPQPDNIAAESMAKRWYFAWLGASLIAKISQTNTPLAEVWQMTTSQLGR
- a CDS encoding iron-containing alcohol dehydrogenase codes for the protein MNNFQYYNPVRIVFGEGQIKQLSELVPTDARVLITYGGGSAQRTGTLDEVKEALVASGTRTVFEFGGIEANPEFTTLLKAADMVNEHNIDFLLAVGGGSVIDGSKFVALVSSLTEEDGTTVSREQAWNALTSYCRDIDSANDLGAVLTIPATGSEMNSGGVINYSERQAKLPFGNALAFPKFSILDPIKTLTLPERQVMNGVADAFVHVMEQYLTYPVNAKVQDAFAESLLKILIDEGRIVKQDPENLETRKNIMWTATMALNGLIGAGVPQDWTTHMIGHELTSLHSIDHARTLTILLPSVMRELKDSKKEKLLQYAHNVWNITLDDTHQDEDAVIEDAIVRTENFFRELGLPVSLEDAELDASAIDPIIKQLEVHNMVKLGEHSNNDLEVSRRILQRAISSKAA
- a CDS encoding NADP-dependent oxidoreductase, coding for MSFDKQQNQKINRQIKLASRPTGEPKAENFDMVTSDIPSPNNNEMLLRTVYLSLDPYMRGRMSDAKSYADPLEVGDVMMGGTVAQVVESNIDKFAVGDLVVSNSGWQDYSVSDGEGVLKLDKNMSNPSYGLGVLGMPGFTGYMGLTDIGKPQKGETLVVAAATGPVGATVGQVGNQYGLRTVGVAGGKEKCDFAVNELGFDLCIDHKADDFAEQLKAACPDGIDIYYENVGGKVFDAVMPLLNAHARIPVCGLVSQYNATELPDGKDRLGVLMGNILSRRLTIKGFIIFEEYGDHFPEFLKTMSKWVESGDVKTKEYIAEGLDDAPNAFVRMLNGDNFGKTVVKVSEVE
- a CDS encoding type 1 glutamine amidotransferase domain-containing protein gives rise to the protein MNILMVLTSHDKLGDTGKKTGFWLEEFAAPYYAFIDAGVNVTLASPAGGQPPLDPSSDTEDTQTKDTKRFKEDSDAQKHLANTEKLADMNAEDFDSVFYPGGHGPLWDLAVDKNSINLIETFVKQDKPVAFVCHSPAALKNVKIDGEYLVKGKTVTGFTNSEEDAVGLTDVVPFLVEDALKANGGNYEKAADWESFVVEDGLLITGQNPASSEEAAKRLITKLKG
- a CDS encoding glutathione S-transferase; its protein translation is MIRLHHLNQSRSLRILWLLEELGVPYEIISHQRDPNTHLAPDSLKAVHPLGKSPVIEMDGQLYAESGAITELLIERFAPERLRPTTDSVDYGHYLQWINFAESSLMLPLLLELFTKKAGIVDNEFLDGYISQEKHRLLSYLNEEVADKPFIVGHKLSGADFMLSFDLIMLAKREALDDYPHIKQYALQLASLDSYQRSMRLEANYDHSI
- a CDS encoding MFS transporter gives rise to the protein MSTEYQFKPHERPFMLGSPATPDHPVRRKVFYLLIGIFIGLTASFQNGLLVANLTQIQGEMGLTPVEGGWISVAYNMTNACVTVLLYKIRQQFGMSLFSKITLFFLLAATSMQWLVSSNLLSTTIGISIEPYYLELLARGFSGVVASAMTVLSIFYCLQGMPTARRISGLILGFGLVQFGIPLSRIISPYLAVDGQLEGLFLFQVGLSLICFGLINILELPPGNTEKVFEKLDLVSFGFFASGLAALSVFLVQGRIQWWTMPWLSYPLIIAVVTISIALWIETHRKNPMLQVRWMRSRTIIAFMITGAVMRILLSEQSVGAAGLLANLGYGNDQLIVFYAIILVASILALVISIFTTKATDLRRPVIFAVALIAIGAWIDTGVSLNSAPYMFYFSQFIIAFAAVYFMGPMVFEGMFRAIANGPAYIISFSVIFGISQTVGGLAGAAGIQAFTTIRTQMHYADMVSSMNTTDPATMTQMLQGVQRQATVAAYDDLFFLMAVGATITALYLLMVYFYYLYHKRNPLGKELAALAEMMGKK
- a CDS encoding HlyD family secretion protein, with amino-acid sequence MSEDKLNDLDDHNQDTAQDATQNTAKNNQTSSKAAAIEIPLSQSKNDDIVTIPKTEDSIITSVADADETPMPPKEPIPDATGWSPKKKSYFNLGLLIALIIIGVLLILYAWKLPPFTPTVQQTNNAFVKGQTTIISPQVSGYVTEVAVQDFENVQAGDLLVKIDDRAFLQQLEQAQADIEVAMTDRSSNAQDTGTSQAQIEARKADLYSAKVSVDSAREDVKRYQGLDAIGAVSKAEVAHAQAQLAQAQAGVQQAEANLQVALEASKKTSGSRSSLDANIKNAEAVAKQAQLNLDNTIIRAPESGQLSQVSVKAGQYVSAGTQLMYVVPKGVWIIANFKETQVANMTVGEPATIHVDALGGATFRGHVSNISPATGSEFSAGAANPATGNYIKIAQRIPVRIDLEQGQPELAQLRPGMSVSVDVDTKPN
- the pdxH gene encoding pyridoxamine 5'-phosphate oxidase — protein: MDFTDQRLSYEKGELDQQSVPDSPFELLKEWMNEAIAQKVQEPYAMSLATCGADNKPSVRIVLMREITENGVVFYTNYESAKGQDIAENPNVEALFFWHELERQVRISGSIAKIDANKSAAYFQKRPHDSRVGAWVSQPQSGEVADREVMQSKFDELQNQYPESSQVPTPEFWGGYEISIHEIEFWQGRANRMHDRIVYTKDNGESWTTKRLLP
- the glmM gene encoding phosphoglucosamine mutase, translated to MSYFGTDGIRGKFGESPITPDFILKLGYVTGRVLIENNDNPARKPSVVIGKDTRLSGYVIEGALQAGFNAAGVDVHMLGPLPTPAIAHLTRSFNADAGVVISASHNPYYDNGIKLFSGDGKKLTDEMQNSINDKLKAIMSASEADNNVIMPILDPAQLGKNNRINDAKGRYIEFCKGSFPYQYDLSHLTVVVDCANGAGYSVAPRVMRELGANVIAINNTPDGININADCGSTHPEGLQKAVIEYEADVGIALDGDGDRIVMVDEAGNLVDGDGILYVLATQGQTKAKGVVGTLMSNMGLELALKAADIKFTRAKVGDRYVMHELEANGWILGGEPSGHILCLDKSRTGDAIIAGLQVLAVMEARGKALSDLTEGFEKLPQKLVNVRLSKMQDPFEHEELVAAFAKAQATLEGRGRLLIRQSGTEPMIRVMVESDDEIECDVLANDLADHIKAILG